The genomic stretch CCGGTAAAGTTCAGCAAGGACTCAACGTGGGTGGCATCCGTGGCCGGGTCCACCGGCGGACCGGTGAAGATCATCAGACGGTGGGCCTGCCGCGCCAGCACGCCGACCAGGGTGGCATCGTCCCCGACCTGTTGCCCGTACAACTCTTGGGCATGCGCCATGGTGTGCTTGACGATATCCTCGGCGGAGTCGCGCTGGGTGTGGGCCACGCCTTCCAGGTAACGGGCAATGCCATCCCAGCCCCAGCCGAAATTATACAGGTTGGGCATGCCTGCATAGAGCATGCCGTCGCTGATGATCCCTAGGAAATCACCGCGATCCAGCACGCCCTCGGCGATGCTCAACACCTTGCCCTGCACGTATTCGGTGCGGTGTTCGAGCGATTGCAGCCGCCCGCGTTTGAGGAAAATGGCGTTGGGACTGTCGAAATTGATGACCTTGAACTGGCCGGTGTTGTGGCGAATCTCGATGACGATGAAGGTGGCGTAGGCGATGCGGCGCACTTTGCAACTGGGCAGCGTGCCCACCACGGTTTCGATCACATCCTGCAGCGCCGCATTCGCGCGGATCATCGTGAGGATGATTTCCGAGGTCAGCCGCGCCAGGATGTTGGCCTTGACGCCGCTGCCCAAGCCATCCGAGAGTACCACGATGGTGCGGTCCGGCGCACGGAGCACCTTGACCTGGTCACCGCAAAGTTCCTCCCCCTGCCGGTGCAGGCTGATCGGGTGAATATCAAAAAATGTGGGGCCGTCGGTCATGCGTTTTCCCGTTGGAGCATTTCCAGCAGGTGCAGGAGGCTGACCTTGGTTTCGGCGGTGCTTTCGCCGAGCAGGCCGGCGATTTCCTGGGCGACGTTCATCTGCTTGTCCACCACCTGGCGGACTTCCTGAATGGCCTGGCGCTTCAGCTCCTTCATTTCCAGGCGCTGTTTCCATTCGCGCGTCATATCCACGAAGATGCAGGCCACCACTTTTTCACCGGGCACGGGGAAAATCACCTTGCGCACGTACAAATCAAACTGAGGGAACGCCTGTTCCTGACCGAGGATTTCAATGTGCTCCTGATAGGCACGCTGGAAGTCGCGCACGTCCCCCAGGATGTCCATGGCGTTGCGGCCCACGAGCGCCTGGGCGTCGCTCTTGAGCATGCGGCAGAGCGCCTGGTTTACCAGGCGGATGTTCATGGCGCTGTCCAGCACCAGCAAGCCGTTGGGGTCGTAATCCCAGAGGAGTTTCCAAAGATTTGAGGTGGGTTCCATATCAACCTTTCCGGATGCGCGGGAGGATTTCCGTGAAGAATTTTTCGGGCAGATTCTCCGCCGTCAGCCCGGTCAGCACCCGCTCCTCGAACTTCAGGGAGCGGCCATGCTCGCATTGATCGAGGCAGAAAGCGCCTTTGAGTTCCACGCGATCCTGCAAGTGGTAACGCTGGATCAATTCTTCCAGCATGGGGCGCAGCCGATACCCGCCCAACTGATGGCAGGCTGAGCCCATGCATAAATACAACGTTTGTTTAGTGACTTGCACGGTATTGGTTTACCTCATTCGACCCGCCTGGGAAATAGAAAAATGCGGGAGCGAAGCGGCGTTCACTGAGTAGAATGTTTTGATTGTGATCAGCATTACTCTAAATCCAGTCTGGACTACTGTACGGATCATTAGGATCGTGATACCAACAATCGAAATAGTCTCGGAGTACTCGGCTTAATCCAGGAATGCCAATAAGAGGCTGCATAGGCAGAGACAAGACTTGGAAGACTCGCTCTGGAACGAAAGTCAAATAACCGTTCCCATCGAGCGCCACTAATGGGCCAAGTGCAAGAATGTAAAGGACGTAACCAATAAAAACAAAGACAAGCAGTTTCCAAACTCGCTTGCGCCCCGGCGTTTTTTGCACCGCAGGACGATTGCGTCCATATAGGTTCATAGATTTGTTGATGGTGACAGTTTACCATTATGGTCCTATTCCGGCCGCCCCCAAGCCAAGGATGCGGAAACTGTGGCCGGTGCTGTCCGGACTTTTATCTGCCAATAACTCAAACCGCACCCGGTGTTTGCCGGACTCCGGTTGCCGCAGGATTTCGTTGCTCTGCCGATAGCCGCCCCACGTCTGGTCAAACCAACCGTTCAACTCTTTGGCGGCGTTGCCATCCACCGTCACGCGGGCTTTGCCCATTGCGCCGCGCACCACGAAATGCATGGAGTACAGCACCCGGCCTTCGATCTCGAATTCGATGGTGCTGCCGGGCTGTTCACTTTTCCAACCCTTGATTTTGGCATCATAGGCCCAGCCCTGGTTGGACGCGGGCTTCAGCGCCTCCGCCTCGAACAAGGCGGTGTGTTGGAAGAGGTCGCTGAACAACGGCGCGGGCGCGGTTTGGATGGCCGGCAACTGGGCATCGGCGGGCAAGGCTTTTAGCAGATCATCCAGCATGGCGGTGACGCACCGCGCGGCGAAGGCATGACCCCGGTCATTGGGGTGTACCTGATCGGCTTCCACGTCCTCCCATTTGAGTTTGCCCGCCTTGATCTCGGGCCATAGCGCATCGCGAAAGCTGACCATGGGCAGGCGGTAATGCGTGCCGACCTTCCCGTGCCACTCCTGGGCGTTGCCGCCACTCTGGTTCATCATGAACAGCAACACCACGGACGGCTGATTTTTCTGGGTGAGGATTTGCCGGACGAGCCCTTCCAGGGTTTCCGCCGCCGCCTGGAGGGAGCCGTCATTGACGGCGTATTCCACCACCACGAAGTCAGGTTCCTGCGCCAGCAAATCACGGCGCGCCCGCAAGGCGCCGTAGTTGGAACCGGTGGCACCGATGCCGGCATTGACGAACTTGATTTTTGCCTTGGGGAAAGTCTTTTGCCACCAGTCCGCGATGAGATTGCCATAGCGATTTTCCGGTTTGGTGGCTTTGGCACCCTGCGTGATGGAACCCCCGATGACCGCCACGGTCACTTCTTCACCCCGCCGAGCTTTGGCCAGCGCCTGCTGCACCCGGGCGGTATCACCCGGATTGACCAGCGACTGTTTAATCCTGGCGGCATCCTCATCGGCCGCAGCAGACCGCCAGCCAGAGCCAAGACCCATAACCAGAACGAAGAACCATAGGCCAAACCAACCAGATTTGAGTCGTCGCATACGTATATATGTTTTGTGAATGTTGTAGTTAACCTGGTCTAAATGCAACACCGGGAATTTGGTTGCAGACGGGATGGATCTGGAATGGGGGCAGTATCAGATGCCCCCGTTGGCTGGAATTTGAACAAATTGACACTTTACGGAGAGAAAAAAGCAGGTCACCTTTATCAGTATGAAATCAATCCCGTGCCTTTTGCGCGTTCTGCCAAATGCCATTCAGCATGTATTTTGCGCTCATGGGTGCATCGGGCGGGTGCGGTTTGGACTGGCGGTGTGTTGGTTGGTTGGGTTGACTGCGGCCATCCCAGCCATTGGTACCACGGATTGGCAACCGGTTGGCATCTCCGGTGGCGGCGGCATGTTTTCTCCTGCCATCTCTCCGGCGGACCCGAACCTGATGATGCTCAATTGCGACATGAGCGCTGCCTATCTCTCGGATGATGGCGGTCGCAACTGGCGCATGATCCACCATGCGCAACTCCACAGCGACACGGCCTGTCGTCCCGCGTTTCACCCGACGGATGCGAAGCTCATCTATGCCTCGTCGGGCGGACGGCTGAAGCTCAGCCGCGACCGGGGTAAAACTTTTGCGGCCCTTGGCAATCTCAGGGAATCCTTGGGCGGAGAGATCGCCATCAACCCGGCTGATCCGAAAGTGCTGTTGGCCGGCACGCGCGCCGGGCGTTGCTGGATTTCGCGGGATGCGGGGGAAACCTGGACGGGATGCCAGGGACCTTCGGGTCAGGTGCTGGGCTTTCATTTTGATCGCACCCGTCAGGGCCGCACGCTATTCGCGGCGACGGATAAAGGCGTCTGGCGCTCAGACGACAATGGGCAGACGTGGACGGAAAAAACTCAGGGCCTGCCGTGGAAACCAATCCAGGGTTTTGCCGGGGGATCGGATGCGGCGAAGAATCTGGTCCTGCTATACTGCACCATTCAAAGCAAGGCGGACAACGGACAGTTCCAAGGGGGGCTCTACCGCTCGCGGGATCGCGGCGAAACCTGGGAGCCGGCCATGGGCCGGGGTTTGAACCTCGAAACCACCAAGGCGGACAAGTACGCCTACGGTCCCATCTCGCAATACCGTCAAATGCTGGCCGCCGATGCCCAGCCGCTCACGGCGTATGTCCTGAATACCAGCACCGGATTTTTCCCGCCGCACAGTGATACGGTGTACCGCACCGACGATGGCGGCGAAACCTGGCGTCCCACCTATTTTCAGGATCCGCGCTACAAAATCTACAACGTCGCGCCGGACTGGGAGATTGCCGCGTGCGGGCAATGCTTCAAGGGTGGTGAGACCCCGTTTGGCGCGGCCATCTGCAATAGCGATCCCAATCGAGTCATGCTGGTCCGCAATGAGCCGCACATCACCCATGATGGCGGCGGGAACTGGTTCGGCGGACACGCGGGCCCGGCACCCGGCCAAAAACCCGGTCCGCGCTCCAACTGGCTTTGCAACGGGCTCGTCGTCACGACCACCTGGCACTTCTACACCGATCCATTCGAGCCGGAACGTCAGTACATTTGCTACACCGATATCGGCATGGCCCGCTCCACCAACGGCGGCCGCTCGTGGATCTGGTGGGACCCCAAATCCTGGTCACCTTGGCGAAATACCTGCTACGAGATGGCGTTCGATCCCGCCATTCCCGGCAAGATTTGGGGCGCATTCTCCGATGTGCATGACATTCCGAACGACAACATCATCTCCGAACGCCACGGTCACCGCCGTCCGGGCGGGGTTTGCCTCTCCGGCGATTTTGGCACTTCATGGAAAAGCGAGACGGAAGGTCTCCCGCGCAAGCCGATCACTTCCATTGTGATTGATCCCACCAGCCCGAAGAATGCGCGCACCCTCTATGCCGGGGTGTTCGAGGAAGGTGTCTATAAATCCACCGATGATGGCAAGACATGGGCGCTCAAGAAAACGGGGCTGGGGCATCCGGACAACCTGCGGGTTTATCGGGTGATCCGCCATCGCGATGGCACGCTGTTCGCGGTCATCTGTGCCCGGCGACCCTCCGCCGGCCAGCCGCTCGCGCCTGAAGGCGTGGGCCTCTATCGCTCCAAAGACGGTGCGGAGACCTGGGAGCAGATCAATGCCTCCCGGCCGTTGCTTTATCCCAAGGATTTCTCTGTGGATCCCCGTGATAGCCGGCGCATCCTGCTGGGCGCGGCGGATGCCGGACGCGGCGATCAATCCGGCGGCCTGTATCTCACCATGGATGGCGGCCAGACCTGGCAGCGCATCGGTCGTCAGGGACCGCAGACGTTCGGCGGTTATTTCCATCCACGACAGGATGGCTGGATCTACATGACGCTGACGGAAGGCGCGCCCGGCGCGGGCTTGTGGCTCTCGCGCGACAACGGGAAAAACTGGCAGGCCTTCGACGAACTGCCATTCGCTAACATTCAACGCGTTGAGTTCGACGCGGCCAACGATGCCAACATCCACGTCACCACCTTCGGCGGCAGTGTGTGGCGCGGCCTTTCCACACCACGATGAATCGAGATTAGTGCAATCAAGGCTTAACGACTAAATATGAATAATGCGGGATCTTTGCGAGGGAAGGCACCCCCTCTCCGCCGGCTTTCCCGTGGACATTCTGGTGCGCGCCACCGAGGAGATTACCCGGTGCCTGCAGCAGGGCGACTCCTTTGTCACCGAGGTCATGACGCGCGGCAAAGTCATGTATGAAGCCCGCCACGCATAACAAGCCATTCTGGATTGCAAAATAATCCGGCGTGAAGTGCGGACCCGTTTGGGATTGCCGGTCTAATCCAGCATCTGTGGCTTAAACGCTTCGCTCCCGCCACACCAGCCACGGCGAACCATCGCCAGCAGTGCCTCGTCAGTCGGGCCTGAAGAATTTGATCGAAAGCTGCTTGCCCTGCTCATGCCTTGAGTCCCACCTCAAACTTGGGATTTACGACCAGGTTGGGACCGGTCGCAGGCTTGTAGCCATGCGGGCCGGGGAAACGCGTATTCCACAAGGTGGTCAGCGTCACCTCCGGATGAGACATCTATTTTTTACAGCCCGTGACCGCTATCAATGACCGCTCGCAGGCAGCGCGGAGTTGTTGCGCAACTGGTAGAGCGTCTCACCCACCTCGCGGCTGGCGGCAATGGTCTCGGCGTAGGGAGTGTCGCAGGTGTCCACAAATCCACACTGGTAGTTTTCGCCATCGAACCGGCCGGTGATTGGATGGTCGGCGTATTGGAACCAGTGCGCGCCGACAATCGCCGGGTTGCGCAGGGCGGTGCGGAGGTACATGCGATAGGCTTCGCCGCGTTGTGCCTGTGAGCTGACGCTGCCGAGTCCCGTATGAAGCGGGCTGCGATCCAAGGCGCCGAAATGGAATTCGCCGATGATGATCGGCTTGTCCTCTGCGCCCTCGGGCAGGCGCAACTCGTCGGCGGTGTAACGGTAGCGGTTGAAGCTCACCACGTCGCAGTACTTCGCGGCCATGCGCACCGGCACCTTGGGTCCTTCTGCGGGGAAGTAATGAAAGTCGAACCGGCAACCCAAGTACAGGAGGTTTGGTAGGGCTTTGCGCATCTCCTCCTGGCAGGTCGAGAAATATGTTTCCGCAATCTTGTCGTCGTCGGTCCACGGGTGGAGTTCGTTGTCAATGAAGGCGCCGATACAGTAGGGATCCTTGTCCGCGCCTTTGCGCGCGAACCCGGCCAGTGCGTCCGCGAGGGCGGTACGGAATCCGGGATTTTCCACGTCGGGGAACCCACCTTTCTTCTTCGGACCGCCGTAGTGGACCGCCAGCACGTACGGCGTGCGGCGGCGTTGCTTGACGCTGACCTTCTCATCGGACCACATGCCCATGGTGTTCATGCCCCAATTGCGGAGGCGGGCATGGGCCAGGTCGAAGAACTTGCCCCAGTCGCCATCGTACTTCTTTTTGATGATGTCATCCATGTTGCTCCACCAACCCGCGCGGGCTGCGCCTTCCGACAGTCCAGCGAAAAAGTGTTCGCGGTTTTTGATGCTGCTCGTGACGGTCATGCCGACGCAGGTGATGCCGTGCGACCAGAATAGATGCCCGTCCGGATCCACCAGCCACCATTTGCCGTCAACCTTTTCGGTGCGGAAATGTCCCGTTGCCTTGAGTGCCGGTCCCTTGGCCCAGCCGCCATAAGCGTCCCACTCTGCCGGACCAGGATGGTCTTTGAGATCCGCCTCCTCGGTCTGCCGGGCGGCGATCAACTCCGCATCCGAGTGAATCTTCCCCGGCCACTCCCGGTGCATGTACTGTCCATATTGATCCACAAACGGATAGATCGAGTCATCCAGCGGACCTGCGGCTTTGCCGACGGGCAAGTTCCACGGCTTTATGCGCAGATTGCCAATCTCGATGTCGTCCGCCGGCAGATCTCCAGCGGGCAGGAACGTCAGCTCGCTGATCTTGGCGGGATCAGGCATGCTCCAGCACCACAGCACGCCGCCGGGCCGACCGAACATGTGCGGGAAACGATAGGAGAAACCTTTCGGCGGATTGTCGCGCTTAATGTTCATCTGCAGCGTCTCGGTTGCGCCGGGCTTCACAATCACCAGGCTGCCGGTCCACTTCGAATCATCAAAGCGGCCAATCAGGGCGGCAGCTTTTGCCCCGCGATTACGAATGTCCACCAGCACCGCCGCCGCCTCGTCAAGATTCCACGTCCCATCGCCCGGCTTCAGCCTCACCAAGGCATCTGTCTTGCCAGACTCGAATTTGACGCGCACGGTCCCGGCTGGTCCGGTCTCCACTTTTGCACCGACCTCTTCATGTTTACCGAACGACAAAGGTTTGTCGCTCGTCGGCTCATTTGCCAGCATCATATTCGCGACGCACAAGGCCGCGAGCGCTACGGTTATTGTCTTTTTCATCATTTCTGTGTCCTTTGATTGTTGTCATTATTCTGCTTTGACATCGAAGCAGTAAAGATTGGTGTCAAAGCGCAGGTAGAGGCGTCCGCCGGTGACGACGGGGTGCGCGCAACTGGAACCTGTGCCTTGCACGCTGAATCGGCCCGTGAGCTTGAAGCCTTCCGGCCACGCAGGCGCCAACCCCACAATGCCGTCAGCTTCACCGAAAAGAAACAGCATTCCGTCCGCGTACGTGATCGAACATTTGCCAACGCCTTTCTCGAACCACTTTCGCTGGCCGGTCTTCAGGTCCAGGCACGCGACGCCGCGCTCGTGGTTGCCGTAGATGAAACCGTTTTCGATCAGGTAACCGCCGTGATGGCAGACCAGTTCTTTGGTGGTCCAAGCTGGTTCGGCACCGGTCGGTCCGAGTTTCATGCATATACCGCCTTTGCCGTAGCCGGTGGCCCAGAGAACATATCCGTCGGCGGCTGCTGGCGAGGGACAGTTGGCCCAGTTACCGGCGCTGAAAGGATTCGAGAAAATTTTCGCACCGCTGCGCGCATCGACACAAAAGATTCCACCGCCAGTGCCGGCCGCGATCATGGGGACGTCGTTGAAGTGGAACGGCACACAGGAACCGTAGTGTGCCGGGCCATCGAACCCCTGGCTCTGCCAGATCGTCTGGCCGGTAGTCTTGTCCAAGGCCGTGATGCAGCCTGCGCCACCCGGGGTCACGACAGCCATCTGGCCATCAATCAACACCGATTCGGCGTAACCCGAGTTGGGAGTTTTGCCGCCCAGTTCTTGCATCGTCCGCGTCCAAACTTTGGCGCCGTCGTTGGTCCGGTAACAGCCAATCAGTCCGTGACCGGAAACGAGGTAAACCACGTCGCCGTCCACGGTCGGAGTCGAGCGCGCGCCGGGATAGTTTTGGTCCCACGCTTTGTCGTGGACGATTTTCCATTTCAATTTTCCGTGTGCATCGAGGGCGAAGAGCGTCAACTGGCCTTCCACGTCACCGGTGGCGTAAACGGTGCCGCCGCTGACGGAGACGGTCGAGAAACCTTTGCCCAGTTCGCTGAACTGCCAAAGTTTCGCGGGACCATCGGCGGGCCACTCTTTCAGCAGACCTTTGTCGGTGGATTTGTCGTCGTGGTTTGGTCCGCGGAAGGACGGCCATTCGCCTTCGGCGGCGCACAGGCCGGTGGCGAGTATCGTCGCGGCAAATGCTACGGTCAGAATGAATTTGTGCATGTCTACCTCAAGGACCATTTCATTTGCTCGTTGGAATGAACTCGCCGACCGACGGGCCGAAATCATTTTGTTCGCCATCGGGTTGGTGTGCGAGACGGAGCGTCAACTTGTAGCCGAGTTTGTCTTGGCGGTAATCTATGCGGATCTCGGGTGTGACCTTGGTCAGTTCGGGAATCATGATCCCCGGTATCTTCGATTCCACGCCGGGCTTGGCGGTCGCTGTCTCATTTGCCAACGTCGCGTGCACGACGCACAAAGCCGCGAGGGCTATGGTTAATATTTTCATTCTCTCCATGCCCTTTTTGTATTTGGTTTTTGTCGCGCTTGTTTTACTGCCGGTGAATGCTCAGGACCGTGATCGACAGGGGCGGCAAGATCAGGCTTGCCGCCGATCCATTGATTGCAACGTCCGGCAATTGCGTTGTCCGTGGCATGAGGTCTTCGGAACTCGCACCGGTAAACCTCCACGCCTTGGCAGGCCCGGCCACTGTCATCTCATGGATGTCAAGGTGCACGTCGCTGGAGTGCCGCGGCTTGTTGAGCAGCCAAACCGTCACGCCATCATGATCGCTTGTGGCATACACGTTCACATCCGCTGAACCGGTGGTGCGGAGCAGGTTATCGCGGACGTGGCGTGTCCACATCGAAAACCCTTCGCCGGTTGGCGTCAGCGAATTGTTGTCATTCAGGATATCCATCTGGGAAGGGATGGAGGCGTCATCAAAATATACGTCCTTGATCAACAGGCTCGCATCGCCCTTGCTTTCGAGGAACCAGATTCGCGCGGTCTTCGCTGACGCCGGCACCGTGAAGGCTTGATGCACGAACCGCCATTCGCTCGTGGATGTGATCTGCATTGGCCTGAAGAATTTCAATGAGAGTTTTTTCTCTTGCGCATCCACAAAATCAACTCCAACCGCGGCCCAGGGCTTGGCGTCGGTGACCTTCGCCCAACAGGAGAAGTAGTGCGTTTCGTTGCCCGAGACGGCTATATTCTGGAAAATCCACTTGCCGTCAGCGACGCGCAAAGCCTTGCCCGCTGTTCCATCGGCGACCACTTCGCCGTCGTTCCAGCCCTTGATTCCGTCCTCGAACTTGGGATTGACGACCTGATTGGGCTTGGTCGCGGGTTTGTAACTGCGCACACCGGGGAAACGCGTGTTCCATAGAGTGGTCAGCGCCACTTCGGGATGGGACATCTGTTGCCCAATCATGTCGAACAGGACCAGCGCATGGCCCAGGTCATTGACATTAGGCCAACTGCCTGACCAGTCCGTGGCATTGAATTCCGTGAGCAGGATCGGGATCGGCTGTCCGGCCTTGTCATGCCCCTTGGTGAGGCGAAGCGTATCATCCAACTCTTTCGTGATTGATTTGCCGGCCAGAAAATCGCCATAGCCAAGGTCCCATCGCCACATCGGATAGCTGTGTGCGACGACAGCGTTGGCGCACCCGTCAGCCAACACCGCCTTCAAGCCGGACTGCGCGACGATCCTGGCGTCCGGGTCCTGCGCGCGCATCGCTTCGGCGAACCGCTTGAAGTGTTCCACATACTGTTTGGCGGGAACTTGCTTCTCGGAGGTTTCATTGCCGATCTCCCACCACTTCACCTTGTAACCTTTGGCCTTGGCGTACTTGACCCACGCGGCCGCCGAGGCGACGAGGTCATCCAGGGAGTTGCCTTCCTCGTGTTTGCTGATTTCCTTGGCGCTGTCATACGCCACCACAATGACCGGCTCGGCGTGCGCCGCCGCGCACAGAGCCATGAAGGCGTCGAAGCCCAACGGCTTGACGAGCGTCCGATCCGGGTTGACCATTTCCTGGTTCCACCTCGGACTCGGCCAACAGGCAAGGTCTGCCGTTCTTGGAACCAGCGGCGTGGGGACCGGATCCTCTGGCCGAATCGGTCGCGGGTCATCCTTGCTCCGCGTGGTCCAGAGATAATTGTCCGCTTTTTCACCGCCGGGATACCGGAGGCAGCGCCAGCCGTTGCTGGCGCACACTGCGGTCAACGAGGCACTGCCCGGCGGACGCTGCGCGTCACTGTCCAGCAGATAGTCGAGGTTGATGCCGATGGCGTTGTGCATCCCGGATCGGACCACGGTCCCGGCATCAACGGACACCCGAACCGGCTCCGCCAGCGCCGCACGCGCGACGCTCCATGCTACAAGGGCTACGGTTATTGTCTTTTTCATTGGTGAGTCATCGGGACGTTGTTGTTTGCTTTGACATCGAAGCAGTAGAGATTGGTGTCATAGCGCAGGTATAATCGTCCGCCGCTGACGACCGGGTGCGCCCAACTGGGACCTGTGCCTTGCACGCTGAATCGGCCCGTGAGCTTGAAGCCTTCCGGCGACGCAGGCGCCAACCCCACAATGCCGTCCGCTTCACCGAAAAGGAACAGCATTCCGTCCGCGTAGGTGATTGAACATTTGCCAACGCCTTTCTCGAACCACTTTCTCTGGCCGGTCTTCAGGTCCAAGCACGCGACGCCACGCTCGTGGTTGCCGTAGATAGAACCGTTTTC from Verrucomicrobiota bacterium encodes the following:
- a CDS encoding SGNH/GDSL hydrolase family protein, with product MRRLKSGWFGLWFFVLVMGLGSGWRSAAADEDAARIKQSLVNPGDTARVQQALAKARRGEEVTVAVIGGSITQGAKATKPENRYGNLIADWWQKTFPKAKIKFVNAGIGATGSNYGALRARRDLLAQEPDFVVVEYAVNDGSLQAAAETLEGLVRQILTQKNQPSVVLLFMMNQSGGNAQEWHGKVGTHYRLPMVSFRDALWPEIKAGKLKWEDVEADQVHPNDRGHAFAARCVTAMLDDLLKALPADAQLPAIQTAPAPLFSDLFQHTALFEAEALKPASNQGWAYDAKIKGWKSEQPGSTIEFEIEGRVLYSMHFVVRGAMGKARVTVDGNAAKELNGWFDQTWGGYRQSNEILRQPESGKHRVRFELLADKSPDSTGHSFRILGLGAAGIGP
- a CDS encoding PAS domain-containing protein; this translates as MEPTSNLWKLLWDYDPNGLLVLDSAMNIRLVNQALCRMLKSDAQALVGRNAMDILGDVRDFQRAYQEHIEILGQEQAFPQFDLYVRKVIFPVPGEKVVACIFVDMTREWKQRLEMKELKRQAIQEVRQVVDKQMNVAQEIAGLLGESTAETKVSLLHLLEMLQRENA
- a CDS encoding SpoIIE family protein phosphatase → MTDGPTFFDIHPISLHRQGEELCGDQVKVLRAPDRTIVVLSDGLGSGVKANILARLTSEIILTMIRANAALQDVIETVVGTLPSCKVRRIAYATFIVIEIRHNTGQFKVINFDSPNAIFLKRGRLQSLEHRTEYVQGKVLSIAEGVLDRGDFLGIISDGMLYAGMPNLYNFGWGWDGIARYLEGVAHTQRDSAEDIVKHTMAHAQELYGQQVGDDATLVGVLARQAHRLMIFTGPPVDPATDATHVESLLNFTGRRVLCGGTTGNIVAKHLGKDIELELDTVRPDVPPIGKLPGVDLLTEGILTLAKTLALLQECRGQVERLPEDRNGAVLLARELLEADSIFFLAGERVNAFYQNPLLPRSVSIRRSVLTQIVELLNNYHKEVKVTWC
- a CDS encoding (2Fe-2S) ferredoxin domain-containing protein, with the protein product MQVTKQTLYLCMGSACHQLGGYRLRPMLEELIQRYHLQDRVELKGAFCLDQCEHGRSLKFEERVLTGLTAENLPEKFFTEILPRIRKG
- a CDS encoding PQQ-binding-like beta-propeller repeat protein gives rise to the protein MHKFILTVAFAATILATGLCAAEGEWPSFRGPNHDDKSTDKGLLKEWPADGPAKLWQFSELGKGFSTVSVSGGTVYATGDVEGQLTLFALDAHGKLKWKIVHDKAWDQNYPGARSTPTVDGDVVYLVSGHGLIGCYRTNDGAKVWTRTMQELGGKTPNSGYAESVLIDGQMAVVTPGGAGCITALDKTTGQTIWQSQGFDGPAHYGSCVPFHFNDVPMIAAGTGGGIFCVDARSGAKIFSNPFSAGNWANCPSPAAADGYVLWATGYGKGGICMKLGPTGAEPAWTTKELVCHHGGYLIENGFIYGNHERGVACLDLKTGQRKWFEKGVGKCSITYADGMLFLFGEADGIVGLAPAWPEGFKLTGRFSVQGTGSSCAHPVVTGGRLYLRFDTNLYCFDVKAE